From the Kribbella sp. CA-293567 genome, the window GCCGGGCAAGATGGGCGCGTGCAGAAATCCACCGCGTTGAGCCGCTTCTCGCCCGCGACCCGGGCGTGGTTCGGCGACGTCTTCGAAGCGGCCACCCCGGCCCAGCTCGAGGCGTGGGACGCGATCACCGCGGGCCGGGACGCGCTGGTGGTCGCCCCGACGGGTTCAGGTAAGACGCTGGCCGCCTTCCTGTGGGCGCTCGACCGGCTGGCGACGATCCCGCCACCAGAGGATCCGAAGCTGCGCTGCCGGGTGCTCTACATCTCTCCGCTGAAGGCTTTGGCGGTCGATGTCGAGCGCAACCTTCGCGCGCCGCTGATCGGCATTCGCGAGACCGCCCGGCGGTTGGGTGAGGCACCGATCGAGGTGGAGGTCGCGGTCCGGTCGGGAGATACGCCGGCCAACGAGCGCCGGCGGTTCGCCACGAAACCTTCCGACGTACTGATCACGACTCCCGAGTCGCTGTTCCTGCTGCTCACCTCGCAGGGCCGGGAGTCGTTGCGAGGCGTGGAGACGATCATCATCGACGAGGTGCACGCCGTCGCGGGCACCAAACGCGGTGCGCATCTGGCACTGACGCTGGAGCGGCTCGACGCTCTGCTGCCCAAGCCCGCCCAGCGGATCGGGCTGTCCGCGACGGTCCGGCCGGTCGAGGAGGTCGCCCGCTTCCTCGGCGGTGAGCGGACCGTGAAGATCGTGCAGCCCAAGTTCACCAAACAATGGGACCTGAGCGTCGTCGTGCCGGTCGAGGACATGGCCGAGCTGGCGAACACCGAGGTGGAGACGTCGGGATCGGCCGCCGGGCAGCCGCGGCACGCGTCGATCTGGCCGCATGTCGAGGAGAACGTCTTCAACCTGATCTCGAGTCACCGATCGACCATCGTCTTCTCGAACTCACGCCGCCTGGCCGAGCGCCTGACCGCCCGGCTCAACGAGATCGCCGCCGAGCGAGCCGAACTCGAGTTGCCCGAGGCAGGCTCGCCGGCCGAGGTGATGGCCCAATCGGGCGCCTCGCTGGCCGCTCCGCCGCTGATCGCGAAAGCTCACCACGGCTCGGTCAGCAAGGAGCAGCGCGCTCTGATCGAGGACGACCTCAAGTCCGGCCGACTGCCTTGTGTGGTCGCGACCAGCAGCCTCGAGCTCGGCATCGACATGGGCGCGGTCGATCTGGTGATCCAGGTCGAGGCGCCGCCGTCCGTCGCGAGCGGACTGCAGCGAGTGGGCCGCGCGGGTCACCAGGTCGGCGCGGTGTCGCGGGGCGTGCTGTTCCCGAAGTTCCGGGGCGACCTGGTCGACACGGCCGTGGTGGTCCAGCGGATGCGCGACGGCCTGATCGAGAGCCTGCACATCCCGGCGAACCCACTCGACGTGCTGGCCCAGCAGATCGTCTCGATCGTTGCCCTCGACACGATCGACGTGAACGAGCTCTACACCCTCGTCCGCCGCTGCGCCCCGTTCGCGACGCTGCCCCGTTCGGCGTACGACGGCGTACTGGACATGCTGTCGGGGCGTTATCCGTCGGACGAGTTCGCCGAACTGCGGCCGAGGATCGTGTTCGACCGGGTGAGCGGCGAGATCTCCGGCCGCCCCGGTGCCCAGCGCCTCGCGGTGACCAGCGGCGGAACGATCCCGGATCGCGGGCTGTTCGGCGTTTTCCTGGTGGGTGAGACCACCAACCACCGCGTCGGTGAGCTGGACGAGGAGATGGTCTACGAGTCCCGCGTCGGCGATGTCTTCACTCTGGGCGCGTCAAGCTGGCGGATCGAAGACATCACCCACGATCGAGTGCTGGTTTCGCCCGCACCCGGCCAGCCTGGGCGGCTGCCGTTCTGGAAGGGAGACGCGGTCGGGCGCCCGGCCGAGCTCGGAGCCGCGACCGGCGCCTTCGTCCGGACGATGGCCGCGCTGCCACCGGCGAAGGCGATCAAGCGGGCTCGCGATGCCGGACTCGACGAGTACGCCGCGAACAACCTGGTCGCCTATCTCGGCGAGCAGCGCGAAGCCACCGGCCGGGTGCCCGACGACATCACGATCCTGGTCGAGCGTTTCCGCGACGAGCTGGGCGACTGGCGGGTCTGCATCCACTCCCCCTACGGCGGGCAGGTGCACGGTCCCTGGGCCCTGGCGATCGCGGCCCGGCTGCGCGAGCGGTACGGGATGGACGCGCAGTCGGTGTCCGGCGACGACGGCATCGTGCTGCGGCTGCCGGAGACCGACGAGCCGCCGCCAGGAGCAGAGCTGGTGCTGTTCGATCCGGCCGAGATCGAGGATCTGGTCACCGCGGAGGTGGGCGGTTCGGCGCTGTTCGCCGCGCGCTTCCGGGAGTGCGCGGCTCGCGCGCTGCTGCTTCCCCGGCGCAATCCGGGCAAGCGGTCACCGTTGTGGCAACAGCGACAGAAGTCGGCACAGTTGTTGAGCGTGGCCAGCAAGTACGGCTCGTTCCCGATCGTGCTGGAGACGCTGCGCGAGGTGCTGCAGGACGTCTACGATCTGCAGGCGCTGAAGGATCTGCTGACGGGCATCGGTGAGCGCCGGATCTCCGTCGTGGAGGTCGAGACCACCGATGCCTCGCCTTTCGCGAAGTCGCTGCTGTTCGGCTATGTGGGCGCGTTCATGTACGAGGGCGATGCGCCGCTGGCCGAGAAGCGCGCAGCGGCGCTGGCGCTCGACCAAGGCCTGCTGGCCGAGTTGCTGGGCCGCA encodes:
- a CDS encoding ATP-dependent helicase, which gives rise to MQKSTALSRFSPATRAWFGDVFEAATPAQLEAWDAITAGRDALVVAPTGSGKTLAAFLWALDRLATIPPPEDPKLRCRVLYISPLKALAVDVERNLRAPLIGIRETARRLGEAPIEVEVAVRSGDTPANERRRFATKPSDVLITTPESLFLLLTSQGRESLRGVETIIIDEVHAVAGTKRGAHLALTLERLDALLPKPAQRIGLSATVRPVEEVARFLGGERTVKIVQPKFTKQWDLSVVVPVEDMAELANTEVETSGSAAGQPRHASIWPHVEENVFNLISSHRSTIVFSNSRRLAERLTARLNEIAAERAELELPEAGSPAEVMAQSGASLAAPPLIAKAHHGSVSKEQRALIEDDLKSGRLPCVVATSSLELGIDMGAVDLVIQVEAPPSVASGLQRVGRAGHQVGAVSRGVLFPKFRGDLVDTAVVVQRMRDGLIESLHIPANPLDVLAQQIVSIVALDTIDVNELYTLVRRCAPFATLPRSAYDGVLDMLSGRYPSDEFAELRPRIVFDRVSGEISGRPGAQRLAVTSGGTIPDRGLFGVFLVGETTNHRVGELDEEMVYESRVGDVFTLGASSWRIEDITHDRVLVSPAPGQPGRLPFWKGDAVGRPAELGAATGAFVRTMAALPPAKAIKRARDAGLDEYAANNLVAYLGEQREATGRVPDDITILVERFRDELGDWRVCIHSPYGGQVHGPWALAIAARLRERYGMDAQSVSGDDGIVLRLPETDEPPPGAELVLFDPAEIEDLVTAEVGGSALFAARFRECAARALLLPRRNPGKRSPLWQQRQKSAQLLSVASKYGSFPIVLETLREVLQDVYDLQALKDLLTGIGERRISVVEVETTDASPFAKSLLFGYVGAFMYEGDAPLAEKRAAALALDQGLLAELLGRTELRELLDAEVVLRTEAELQRLAEDRRARNAEGLFDVLRLVGPLSLSEAAQRCVDGSDAETWLTELAAARRVVRVRVAGEHRWAVVEDVGRLRDALGVPFPPGVAEAHAEPVADPLGDLVSRYARTHGPFRAIDLATHLGIGVAVVTDTLRRLGAAGRVVEGEFLPGGIALEWCDSEILRLLRRRSLAALRKEVEPVDPAALARFLPAWQGITSSRGRGYDVLLGAVEQLAGCAVPASALESIVLPSRVPGYQPSMLDELTATGEVVWAGSGSLPGTDGWVSLHLADNSDLTLPEPDPAFELGETHQAVLDALAGGGAFFFRQLSDVVGSTAGVVNDETLVGILWDLVWAGHLTNDTLAPVRSLVGGGRGSHKARRSTPRARPGRGMRPGRAAMPTRSGPPTAGGRWSLLPERNEDATRRAHAAAETLLDRYGIVTRGSVMTERTPGGFAAVYKLLSAFEESGRCRRGYFVAGLGAAQFALPGAVDRLRAMADLQTGGSAGSRVKEEPAARAVVLAASDPANPYGAALPWPDRENAGGHRPGRKAGALVMLVDGRLIVYVERGGRTVLSFTEDPELLQPAVDALALAIRDGHLGKLSVETADGEQVRHTAFGDALAKAGFHATPRGLRLRA